The following coding sequences are from one Procambarus clarkii isolate CNS0578487 chromosome 86, FALCON_Pclarkii_2.0, whole genome shotgun sequence window:
- the LOC138358748 gene encoding zinc finger protein 85-like has product MQHQSDSHPEEKTVKRTPPVIKKMKTEQCPECGKVCRSNLIRRHMRVHSGDKPHQCPECGKRFCRSGDMKTHLLVHSGDKPHECPECGKRFRQLGHVKTHMVMHSGDKPYQCPECGKKYSHRGSMKVHMLMHSDDIPSCPECGKRVKCPRDMKTHLLVHSGDKPLKCPECGKVCSRPGNLKYHMLVHSGDKPFQCPECGKRFSHRGNMNVHMSLHSGDKPHKCPECGKRFRQLRTMKVHRMEHADVPFKKPFECAECGKKFRGRSAIIRHLLVHSDGSPHECPQCGRRFRRSEDIKAHMLVHSGDKPHKCQECGKRFKWLQSFRRHIKMTHSG; this is encoded by the coding sequence ATGCAACATCAATCTGACAGTCATCCAGAGGAGAAAACCGTCAAACGAActccacctgtcataaagaagatgaaaactgagcagtgtccagagtgtgggaaggtgtgCAGGTCTAACCTTATTAGAAGGCATATgagagtgcattcaggtgataaacctcaccagtgtccagagtgtgggaagagattctgcCGTTCTGGAGATATGAAGACTcacttgttagtgcattcgggtgataaacctcacgagtgtccagagtgtggaaaaagATTCAGACAGCTTGGACATGTGAAGACCCACATGGtaatgcattcaggtgacaaaccttaccagtgtccagagtgtgggaagaaatacaGTCATCGTGGAAGTATGAAAGTTCACATGTTAATGCACTCGGATGACATACCttcgtgtccagagtgtgggaagagagtcAAATGTCCTAGAGATATGAAGACTcacttgttagtgcattcaggtgacaaacctctaaagtgtccagagtgtgggaaggtatgcaGTCGTCCTGGAAATCTGAAatatcacatgttagtgcattcaggtgacaaaccttttcagtgtccagagtgtgggaagagattcagtcatcgtGGAAATATGAACGTTCACATGTCATTGCATTCGGGTgacaaacctcacaagtgtccagagtgtggaaagagattcagacAGCTTAGAACTATGAAGGTTCACAGGATGGAGCATGCAGATGTACCATTCAAAAAACCTTTTGAATGTGCGGAGTGTGGGAAAAAATTTAGAGGGCGTAGCGCTATAATACGGCACCTATTAGTGCATTCAGATGGctcacctcatgaatgtccacagTGTGGGAGGAGATTCAGACGTTCTGAAGATATTAaggctcacatgttagtgcattcgggtgacaaacctcacaagtgtcaagagtgtgggaagagattcaagtgGCTTCAAAGCTTCAGGAGGCACATTAAGATGACACATTCAggctaa